GTTTTCGGTaggtttatgaataatataataatgtgctcATTATAGTAATGGATATTTAAACAGGTAACTTGTAATTGGGAATTATCAATGATGTTAATgtattagaatattagatagtatgcattattattattatagtagcttattatgagtaaaaaaaaaaagaaagatatcatataataatacaattagaaatatatcattattgtgtCTCTTACCTGAACTAGGAGCCGTACATAATAACATGGAAAATCAACACATTGTGTACCGTCTTCTTCAGCGTCTATGTAAACACCACGGACCAATATGGAGTTAGAAGAATTTAATAAGACTAAGAAGCCGAAACATGCAATATGCGATATCCAATAACTGGTAATAGGagcatctgaaaaaataatttttggtttttataaaataaaacagtatattatataattttttaaacaattaataattttatttagaagttATTGATCTGTTTATAAACCTGAAAGGCGTAATCAGTGATCAGTTGTAATCAAGAAATAAGAAGAAGCTGTGCTTCAAAAGTAGCAAAcatcgaaataataaaaaaattttttttaaatattttaaaaataaatgatactaTTATGAATTCATTCATcttcaaattttaagtttagaatattaaatatgttttcaggTAGgtgtttctatttatttatttaattgtaatcatctaatatttagttatagcttatattcatattcatataatatatttattattatattaattaaaatagttagaaattcttaaatattaaatttataacttctcGTatctttctttaaaattaatacgtcaaaaaattgaatacatagaTAATGTTTTTAGCTTTAAATATGACAACCAAGTCAATCCTTACTAGcaataaaaactaatcaaaataaatgagttctaattaatatagattCCTATGTTTGTGCTTGTAAGATAGAGGTAGTCGATGTAGGTGTAGTcctttttatcttataatccTAAAAAAACGGGTAAGTTGcttttatgtatagtatagaggcaagtacaataaatactaaattgagtGTGTACTTTGTCTTGAGTAGGTCACTGTAATTGAtgcgttaaatttgaattaaataataaatcatactaatgaaaaattatttttacattaggtacattcaacttttttttttatttccattgaGAAAAAACGTACAGGTACAGTTCTTAAATTCTGGAGATTTAGGTAGTAAAGTCaacatttttacgatttttatcTACCAATGCCTTTTTTAGTTTAGATGTTGGAAAGCTTAAAAAACTGATGCCAAGTAGTAGtcattttttggaaaattttgatatgattaattataacctGACTTATCTCATATTTCGAAAACAATTCGCAACAGTTTATGGCGCTATTTCAATCTCTTCGTCTTCCTTCTAGTGTTTCTCAAGGCCacctaattcattttttttttattctcttcATCAATTCTCAATAGCtatcttttatattgtaaaattcttttatttgctgacgatatataattataaacgaaaataattttccttAATGACTGTACTATTTTGCAGATAGATCTTAACTCTAATTGTTACTGTGTTCTACGGATTGGACTtactcttaatattttaagacataatgtttttttatttaagccaATTACCTCTCTTTATTCCTATTCTCTTAACGGTTCTTTACTCAAACGTGTATCTAATatcaactaatatattataatgtaactaGGATGTTATTCGATTCTCTAAGATAAATCAAACTATCAAAGACGTATTATAAAGTGAAATAAAACACATGCTGGTAGTATTCAAGTATATgcgttttaatttagtaaacaCCCAAACCCCCCTGCGTTTGCGcctggtaataatattaaaaaaaaaaagaactataaattaatttgtacataaaaatagtattttttttttttatctagaaCATAAAACCAATTTCTATTTACTCATAACttcagttttataattattttataattataataacatatatacttgtttaaaaaaaaatttggtcataaaaacttaaaattttgaattatttacgtatacaatattgagaacataatattgactatatagtttttaactcttttattgaaaatatcgataactttttgttttgtgtttctgcgttgtatatttttattttaaatgtatataatttcgtaataatatacttactataaattatttatatacgttatgtatacataaattatatatactataatagtatgttattTGAATATCTAACCTGGTATAAAGTGAATATCCAACATAATCCATACTCCTCTCCACACGTTTACAGCaccaaaaaatgaaaacagtaAGTATACATCCACAGCCAGTATTCGCTTCAAaccattaattttgttaaccaatttttttacagCTGGTTGTAATGCAAAAGCAAGTAGTACTACACTATATCCTATAacctatgaatataaataatataattattaaaattacgatcatatacatatatataatatatattatatactacttttaacaatttttatcaataacttcataattttgtaatttataaactaaagaTAAATCTGAAAGTGATTAAAAAGATTTCAAGTATAAACACGAAATAGTATGGCAGTATGCCTTTTTTGGCaaggttttaaattattattatatatacccgGTTATTaagagaaaaatattgtttattaagttttactgAGAAGAGGAATgcacctattataattttacaatcaatacaatacaatcaaatacaatatgagtaaacattttttttatcggtaaAATATGtagacaatttaatacaagattgtTCAAATTATACTTGCAgctatttccaaaaataaaatacacataggTGGTAATTTTATAAGggttttaagttcaaattatcAGTCTCATTATTCAGAATAgatttttcatacataataattcatcattaaattcaagtttatcaaattcataaaaatgcgTTATCAAATGTGTGCTTAAGAAGGGAATTTTTGGGATTTGAGctcctcatttttttttctattacttacactcattatcaataatttataagtattatattaatctatttaaatataaataatgtataaataaatactacatacatggtatttatgtattgtctactatatttttttactatattctGAGTGCGacctattttacttaataacgaGGTAGATTCAAAATAGTATTCTGCCTAAAAGTCttatgaaaaaaagttttacgAAAATATACCTAAAGAAAAGaggataaaatacatttttgtattaatttggcatttaagtattttagatttttaaaagttttaagtgtttcaacatgtatttatagtaAGTAACGTAAACCCAACGCATATTAAAGGGCAATTCCTGAGTgacaatcaaaataatttttctggaAGTGGAGTAGTGatcttatcattataaatattataataggtaataataattaattaatatatataaataaataataattattaatgtcaaAGTTCTTACAATGGGAGGATTTTTCATTAAGTGCATTTACAACGATCTTTAATTATGTCTGTGAGTCGTAGATATAGTTACCATGACTTACAAGTcttcatataatacattacaaacgacgattgtcattttttttttacaacatattagattgtataaaaaaaattaatattaaatatttatggatccaaaaatatattggcaaaggtattttaatgttttataatttattttttaggacagaaaattttgttaatgttgttttaatttatatttgtagaataggtattataaagttCTAATATCagcgttttataattaaacttccttaatgtttttatgatataccACTGTCACTCGAGTAAAACATACAAAGGTCAAAGATAATAAATCATGATGtaatgttttctaaaaaatctttaattattttatctatagaattatttaattacttaatgcacctatttaatgaataattcataaatactataattttgatttaatctcAGTTACTAttcttagtaaaaaaaaaatatccgatCAAGTAGACCAGGGCACATACCtacttgtatttaaatcaaaaatattttttataaaatagaagtattgaatttatgttaatatgtaatacgtgCATACGTTTGTTAGGGCAATGGTTgttaagtacttattatagaataatttaatgttgattGGTTTAATACTACATAACAGtaaaacactatataatgtgattccattaatttataagctgACTATGGTTGTAATATAGCAATGGACAAGTTAAGATCAAAGATAAACGTGTGTggtttgaaaacatttaatgaaaCACAAACTACGATTACGGTCAATTAGAATACGGAAAAGACCAATTAACAAacgtcaaaataaattattgtaattttttcattaagcaAATGTTGTTTTCTACaggcatataataatttaagttccTTGcgttcttaaaattatatttttgattatttgaaacaaatatttaacatatttaacctaacttaactagcaataatataattaacaatatgttCTATATGAATTGACTGCAATGCAATTGAGTCAGACGCAATCAAACAAtaggagtaaaaaaaaaacgatattaaacacataaatacgtgtaatgtttcgtttttaatttattatttattcattgaaataaattaataattttaaagaaatatttttgaaaattaaaaataactaaattttaatattatgtaggtttttatgtatattattacgacaATTTCagaaatgtcaaataaacgaTATGCACTGTGCAATGGCTGATTATGACAGTTATGTTTAAGTTACTCTattcactataataatgaaaaaatcggATTCGACAATGACCAACGTATTAGTCTATCTCGAAAATCAcagaaacataatatgtgtagataacaaataataatcgtattcaGTTATTCATCAATAAACGATGGATACGTTTGatagtattaatacaataatactcgTAATTTACAAGTATTTCACAAGACGCGTATATGGCCGGccatatgttaaaaaatataaatcgtgCTCATTTAGGTATCACTGATATAAATTGTAGttctattactttattttattggttcatatattttttttaaatattgtttctcttattttttatgaaaaaaaactaagacaaatgttttataaataataacaattttacaaataattaatttaataacataacttGTCCATAAACCATTAAATTTActcaaattgttttcaaattaaaaacggttgtttttaatatttagttgacAATCAGTTTTgaagattataaaaatggtttataGGTTTCCTAACACTAGAatcttttcttttataaaataaatttttaaattattatttatacattaccaATGATAAAATTGCGGATGTGTTATCATCTCCCGGGTATATATATTCGTCCATTAGACTCCAAACACCTCGCCAAACAATGACTACTAATGAGCCAATAATACAAACGCTGAAAAAGCTATCCAATACATATAGCCATGATCCAGTACCAtcctataatacaaaatattaaatatacataataaaaaaaattatttatttgactatatttataaacaagtgataaataatatgacatgtataatatgctaCCATTTCTATCTACAGAGTTtagttcaaattaatattaagtaaactcactagttaataaaaactgtttttcttaaaattataattaggaaaaaattatggtatattttatttaaatttttattatgtataaccatTTTCTGTCTtgcttaattaaaatagttaattgtttagcggaaaaaaaaatcttgtatattttaggtatttagttaacaatctttttttaatttagttaatttaacggaaaaatttaaaaaccttttttcaaaaatcaaaatttgtattaattaaagacATAGAGTAATTTGAAAGTTATCACTAACTACAGTAGGGTCTACATGTATAGTATGGGACCAGAGTGTAATCGAATTAttggaatttataaataaaactaaaatatttattgaattgtcTCTATCttacatgtattatgtatctacAGTACCtactaatgttattattttttttaaatcacatattttatatagattggtgttatcaaaaattatgtatatatattttttatttattcctggatgaattaattatatagctatTTGTAATCATTAacatcgaaaataaaatatgaccaGTTTACTGGACGTATCGGATTATGACATGGCCCAATTACTGATACGGTAGTCCTTACTAGTAGTAGAAACCCTACAGTAATTGAAAATTCATCTATTgagtaataaaaatgacaaatattCAGGTTgggacatttataaaaaaaacccacAAGTTTTAATTCAGTTGGCCTTAATAATCTATGATGGTTAaccatgtttaaattattatagtaagacCATTAGTGTTTTTTAAGATGACAATGACACTATGGAATCGGTTTTGAACTGGatcaagataaataatttcgcTTTCCGCAAACGAATGATAAATGATGGGATCTATATTCtaatacatatacctacctaactaACATACAATAAAGACTTTTAATAGAATGAGGGATTCATAGACTCTTATGAATGTCGTATTACGAACCCAACGACCTTTAAATACTTCgcagcaattatttttttacatatagcTTAATCGTTAaatggtatacatttttaaattaataatatatatatatatatatatatgttataagcgTTATTAGTTATGGcccttaagttattttatttaatcattatatatttggtCATTTCATGtcgaaataaaagtttatgcTTGCTATATAAACAAGACAATTGTGATTGGCAGTTTTAAACACCAGCGaatgcaattttttaaattattttaataaataaaaaaaaatatattaatataaaaataacataaattaagtgaaaaaaataataattaaaaatgatatgatataatgtgtataatgtaatagccaataggtatttataaacattgtttatactttttcaacacatttttaataaatagcataatatagcgttaaattataaacaaattttaaacccaaagtttaaaataaattgtacttacaatttattaaattgcttttaaaacttaatgtagtcataaatttaattaaatacttgaagggaataatagtttatttggatttgaaaaaataaaaataaatcagctgtacaaatatctttaatttttggtCGgagatatatttcaaaataattagccttttaaaatgttttggatTTATTAGGAAAATTTAGATAACAAGTACTAAATCGAATTTAACCTAACCAAAActtaaacacattattttaaaagtagctATATAGTAGTCCCCGTGTACACAATTGATGCTAtgtcttaattaaattatattttagataatttaaacaaaaatttaattacgtttatgcattgacaacaattttataaacattttataatcatcTATAAGCAGCCtacgtataatacaatacacatgGTATAGACTATATCAAtcagtacaatttaaataagtttattttataaaactttaattaattactacatTTCAAGAAATCATCCTAGAAATTCCAAAATGttagtaactatattatattatttaatatatttttcattaacccACTTCGAATATTTAGACATAAAAACATAGGTTAAATAAACGTTACatgataattgtaattaattgaaataaaattttaaaagcacTGAgacttgttaaattattagtagacCTTTCAAACAACTAACTAGATTTGTGTACctccaatttaaatttttaactttcagAGCACTCTTTTGGTGATCCAGCCTAAAAAAAAAgcctttataaaataaatcgttattttaaaataaaattcattccTCAGTTCCCCAATTCACTAGcagtaattttgaaatatttaaaataaatgttcaatattgaAGCACCTATCGGTGTGGAAAATTCGTAATTGAATtaacaatttgtaatttattttacatatttcaaagAGCCGTTGTACTGAGGTTAAGTTaggtttgattaaaaataatcgttttatGAGATGTCGCTGAACTTTTATAGGGTCATCGTGCCTTTACGAGACTCGTACGATTAAAAACTCTATCGCGTTTTCGTGAAAACTTGGTAAGGCATTGTTTTGCCCTcagacgagaaaaaaaaaatcgacagTAACGAATGAACGCGTGTAAAAACCACGACGACTAATGGTCGTATCGTCATAAGTGcggtgtatatacataaaaacagtGACTCGGTTATGATGCACAAATTTATGTCGGGCAGGCAAATCTCACTCGAACTCCAATGCGAAACAGCGTGGGCACCTCGAAATATCCGTCGTAGTTGTCGGTGAGTATGGCTATGGGGGGTGCAATGATGTTGCGCAGGGTCTTCATGGAGGCCAAGCTGCATATGCCGAGCACCACGGACGCGGCGACCATGGGCGGCCGGGTGCCCGTCACGATGTCCATAGTGTTCCAGATGCCGCGCCACGAGTTGACGCAAGAGTACGCGAACGCGACCGTGTAACTCCGGGACATGACGTAGTACGTGGCCGTGTGCTTCCTGGGCTTCAGGTAGCGCTTGAACCGGTGCTGGAACAGCGTGAACATGAACAGCCCGATGAACCCGATGCCCACGGACACGGCGGTGCTCCACACCAGGTGCCCGGGCAGTATGTAGACGTCCATCAGCTTCCAAGTGATCCGCCAGTACGTGACCACGACGGGCGTGATCACCGCCGTGGACAGTGCGGCGTCGACGGCCACCAGGGCGGCGGGCCCGTTGCCGAGCTCACGTCGCGCAGACGTCGCCATGGCGAGTGATGGTGTGCAAAACGCAGTGGTCGCGGCGCGCGCGATGTCGTCGTGCAGCGGCGCCGGGGCGGGTTAGGTATCCTAACCTAACCTGACGACGGGACGCCCGAGCAGTTCAGTCGGTCCGTTTAGTGGCTGGTCGGGAAGTCgaagcagcagcagcagcggcAACGGCAGCCGATCGGCCGGTCAGTGGTCGTGGTCGTCGGCCGTGCAGCAGTCATCGTCGCAGAGCGGACCGCGGGAGAGGATGCGACCGTGTCGTCGCGATCGTTGCGAACACGCGGTGGCGATTGAGTAAGCCGGTCAGATGAGGAGGACACAAGGCGGCGCGCGCGCGCTGTTGACTGACGGTGACATGGTCGCACCACACTGCTATACTACGCTGCCGCGGGCGGATGGAACAATTTTGCTACTTGCGCGGCTTTATCTCAATcggccgataaaaaaaaaataaataaataaataaaaaaaatatacactcaTAACATTTAGACGGTGGCCCATTGTGCTGCCCTCCCCACTGACGACGACAAGTGCGAAACGCTTTTGTCTGGCACGTCATTATTGTGTTGtgtcgccaccgccgccgccgccgccgccgccgacgttcggttaataatatatatatatacaacacattatattattatatccattaTTCGTGCACACAgggacaattattattgtctctgtataggtatacagtGCGCGTGTATCCGTTGTTTCTTGTGTGGTTCGCGCCATCCTGCCGTCGCCGGGCGGTTCGGCAATTTTTTCGGTCCGCCCGCAAACATAGAGGTAATGATATTGTGCTGTCAACGTTATACGACGGTAACGTATTTTAGTGTGACGTAAGTACGAGTATTGTAGTGACTGAACACTGATTTCTAGGTGATGGCTGGCCGTTTCGGTtgctttttgaaaaaaaaaaaaaaaaataacgaaacgTTTAAACGGTCGAATGAAATGACCGATTTCAAATCGAGACTTTTAGACTAAACGtaacatataggtaataatttgttttataaaccgAACTAATCTCAAAGAAACAAAACTGACGTTTTATATCATATCTCATATATTTTCGTAACCATTTAAGAAATCGCTCTTTTCACATTGTTAATATTCCATTTATTACACAACGCggatgataatattgttgtccagattttaaaacagattattttgtttaccttatcaaataacttattttttacgtaatataatcgactttttatgaaatatatttttcttttaattattctgaATTGTTTTCATGGTCATATTATCGAGAATTAATTTGCTTGTAAAGTTTACTAATGTTAATTCTATTGTGTAACCATACATAGTGcgtttagtatatattataatatgcattatgtatattatgtattactatttaaattacgtatatcaatgtaaattaacaatttttaaatgttactattttataaatgacattgttatataatataaattggtaGCAATGTGacttacacaatttttttttaattaaaatttaatttataaagtaatttattatttaaatattcatattgcatataatttcaataattatacaagacCTAAACAATATGAAGTATTACTtacttgattttttaaactaccATAAAGAAAACACTACAATGGACTAACAATAAAgactaaatataacaaattaatactatataatatgattgataATATCCGCTGTTTTCGAGACACATGAAAAATACGTTTCGGGATCATTATTCAGGCTACTGGAAAGATCTCAAGAAACTAATATTTCCAAAGTATGAATGAAATGAAACACGATGATACGAAACAGCTAAAGAGAATTCCTGAAAATTACTTCAGATGTGATTCTATATATGCGTCAAGAATACTGGAGACTGTATGAACCCAGAAGGCGTCTATTTTGAAGGAGATAAAATGCgaataactgtataataatataatacgtaatattatattacgttaaaTACTATTCGGtgttatttgtatgttttgaataaaaaaatgtttttgcgcACCTGCACTGTTTCGTTGAAGACGGcagaaactttaaattatacatttatgcttaacatacataaataaatattgtgaaacTGAACATGATAGAATTTGAATCATTATTTCTTCTTATTGATAACTCTTTATTTGATaagctaatattaaatagcaaAATAATTGGTTAATAAAAGAACAAATACACTGTTAGCTTAAACACAGATATTTTTATCCTATTgtagtattgtatattaacataattattacatatactatattatttcttaataaaaaatgcttaaatattACGTAGGATATTTTTTGCATACactaaataatctaaaaggaggaaataaaatgttgactgATAgtgatattgttataacttaattatttaataatattaactgtatattatCTCAATAAGTCATAACGAATTTGCTCTAATTAGTTGGTTAGTCGTTAcactaaaataagtttataaaatatatttatttttttttttttgatgcacctattatactattatactatttcattttatgtGCATAAGTGTATCACAATGAAACATTAAaggttatcaaaattatattctaagagataatagtattatgtatataattttttggagtttttatttttaaaagttgtagGTGTCCGAAGAAATACGCGATGCATTTAAGGAATGATAAGTACGCAACGgcataacctaacctaactcaGACGAgtcatagtttttttaatcgctgttgtcaaa
This sequence is a window from Rhopalosiphum maidis isolate BTI-1 chromosome 1, ASM367621v3, whole genome shotgun sequence. Protein-coding genes within it:
- the LOC113548076 gene encoding uncharacterized protein LOC113548076 isoform X2 encodes the protein MATSARRELGNGPAALVAVDAALSTAVITPVVVTYWRITWKLMDVYILPGHLVWSTAVSVGIGFIGLFMFTLFQHRFKRYLKPRKHTATYYVMSRSYTVAFAYSCVNSWRGIWNTMDIVTGTRPPMVAASVVLGICSLASMKTLRNIIAPPIAILTDNYDGYFEVPTLFRIGVRDGTGSWLYVLDSFFSVCIIGSLVVIVWRGVWSLMDEYIYPGDDNTSAILSLVIGYSVVLLAFALQPAVKKLVNKINGLKRILAVDVYLLFSFFGAVNVWRGVWIMLDIHFIPDAPITSYWISHIACFGFLVLLNSSNSILVRGVYIDAEEDGTQCVDFPCYYVRLLVQKRKRKKQIRIDEEGKEMTQIKIEKEEKTEEINEKMLLTSENGDITMLNKTGETINNSSKIV